The proteins below come from a single Stomoxys calcitrans chromosome 1, idStoCalc2.1, whole genome shotgun sequence genomic window:
- the LOC131998253 gene encoding uncharacterized protein LOC131998253: MAAYLPRPEDERPQGKERRHRDERGAEPRPQRNPSRNRDRDHVDRRGRPTFWQYSCGLCQDDHALSTCRRFRDQTPYQRYETVERRGYCRNCLARSHLAPDCQSIAGCRRCEERHHTLLHGAPQLENMERPADDFAPANNARPAPTASPPFKWDLVFVPTAMVRIAEDGVDTWATVRALINQSSTMSRLAYSTFRRLGLRSCTYQGNRFTTFRLMHRSPNSNWALKINALITDALPFRPYSDPLLEDPTRDLAQDTLADTDPRANTSIDLELGADVYPRLQRDGHVFAGIGDVNAFQTTLGYVFVGPIRNMPRH, encoded by the coding sequence aTGGCAGCCTACTTGCCCCGTCCAGAAGACGAGCGGCCTCAAGGAAAAGAGCGTCGTCATCGGGACGAACGAGGAGCGGAACCCCGGCCCCAACGAAATCCGTCTCGAAATCGCGACCGCGATCATGTGGATCGGCGCGGAAGACCCACTTTCTGGCAGTACTCTTGCGGTCTCTGCCAAGATGACCATGCGCTGAGCACATGCCGCCGATTCCGGGACCAGACCCCATACCAACGTTACGAAACTGTGGAGCGGCGGGGGTATTGCCGTAATTGCTTGGCGCGCAGTCATCTTGCACCTGATTGCCAGTCCATCGCAGGCTGCCGTCGCTGCGAGGAGCGACATCACACGCTGCTGCATGGGGCACCGCAGCTTGAAAACATGGAGAGGCCCGCCGATGATTTTGCTCCTGCCAACAACGCCAGACCTGCACCCACAGCATCCCCACCCTTTAAGTGGGATCTTGTCTTTGTGCCTACTGCCATGGTACGAATAGCAGAGGATGGGGTCGATACTTGGGCCACCGTGCGAGCGTTGATCAATCAATCATCTACAATGTCTCGGCTGGCCTATTCTACATTCCGGCGACTTGGACTACGATCGTGTACATACCAGGGCAACAGGTTTACAACCTTCCGATTGATGCATCGCAGCCCAAATAGCAACTGGGCACTTAAGATTAATGCACTCATCACAGATGCATTGCCTTTCCGACCCTACTCAGACCCACTTTTGGAGGACCCGACCCGTGATTTAGCGCAAGACACCCTTGCTGATACAGACCCTAGAGCCAACACGTCAATAGACTTAGAATTGGGCGCGGATGTCTATCCGAGACTGCAGAGGGATGGCCATGTCTTTGCCGGCATTGGGGATGTCAACGCATTCCAGACCACTCTTGGCTACGTCTTTGTCGGCCCCATCCGGAATATGCCTAGACACTAA
- the LOC131997789 gene encoding uncharacterized protein K02A2.6-like, whose translation MEGEGNQSFAASQIAVFQTSNVPEFNPSVEAWNVWKERLDIHFCEISCTDDNVKKSILLKSIGAVAYKMLHSLCSPVSPVSKKYEELCEILDTQYTPPTIVFSERKKFHVSTKSDSETVAEWYARVKTLALNCKFGANLDAFVLNQFVMGLPHFIFERLCEEDESLTVQVALKKAMIMETKSIAKEAEREQSSVNLVQKQRLSNKYNGSGGGGRGYGSSGNRGSNSNRGSGNSSNRGNGYNNNRGNGYENNRSGGRDNRMEVEKKAACSHCGWRNHSSQACKYKESKCHSVAERKSSDVYSLQVVIDGVELNAVCDTGAPCTLMPACFYKENNIKKTLRPCNIPYVDYNGDKLKLVGEYDASVTFQGKSKSVVVVVVNSSNPPLLGRSFLRSFNFELLQVNNIGSMDSNATIIEQIKNEFSEVFQDKLGEYNVSKISLKIAEDAAPVFCKPRPLPLAWKGKIEKKLRDLISSGVLEPVDNSDWGTPLVPILKPNGDLRICGDYKVTLNKFLLDFKYPLPRIDEIFASLEGGEVFTKLDLSNAYNQLVLDEESQFLCAWSTHIGTLKVKRLPFGVKTAAAIFQKTMENLLRDIPYVVVYQDDITITGKNMQEHIRTLKRVLQKLQSSGLKLNLNKSAFFQSEISYLGFNIDKHGLRKNNDRISSIISCPIPKNISELRAFVGMANYYSKFINDFAKIMSPLYNLLSKDVAFDWSDKCHKSFEDIKKSVTSDQILVHFNPDLPIILTTDASNNAVAGILSHRFSETTKPIAFVSRALTKSEKNYSTLEKEALAIVFSVTKLRQYLLGNKLILRTDHRPLLAIFGSDKGLPVMASARMQRWALILSGFNYTIEYVKGIKNEADSISRMPQKEFQSDNVENSYINFIEANEAGFKIDFKDISRETRRDPILSRVVDCISNGTLNNIAGANFTPFREKYTQLTVEYGCILWGYRTIIPDKLKEKVLNELHRSHLGIVKTKALARSYIWWPGLDKDIENLIKNCLPCQKLQSSPEKSSLIPWVPNDSVWSRIHIDFAGPIRNFYFLIVIDSFSKFVEVFKTKDMTTAFTVSRLRELFSRYGIVDTLVSDNGTQFTSHDFETFLSLNGIKHILTAPGHPSTNGQAENFVKTFKKSIYANLEQNKDANLDQILYRFLMDYRNMTHCSTGECPAKIFFGRKLKTRFSLLKPPTTTEKIINAQENNVRNHKGNRNIQFTEGQKVMVRDYRNPNKSSWAQAKIKQQLGPQSYSCILSHNNYIIKRHLDQIRGQQQKQQQIVDLQAPTTNTLSSDGPQQMQTTEDISHTRRELRPREGGRVVRKPDSGTNSNLDTN comes from the exons ATGGAAGGAGAAGGAAACCAAAGTTTTGCAGCCAGTCAAATTGCAGTGTTCCAGACTTCTAATGTGCCAGAATTTAACCCAAGTGTAGAGGCGTGGAATGTATGGAAAGAGCGTCTGGACATACATTTTTGTGAAATAAGCTGCACGGACGACAATGTGAAAAagtcgattttattaaaatcaattggTGCCGTGGCTTATAAAATGTTGCATAGTTTATGCAGTCCAGTGTCCCCTGTGTCAAAAAAATATGAGGAGTTGTGCGAGATATTGGATACGCAGTACACCCCACCTACGATAGTGTTCAgcgaaagaaaaaagtttcatGTCTCAACAAAAAGTGATAGTGAAACGGTTGCTGAGTGGTATGCCAGAGTTAAGACATTGGCGCTTAATTGTAAATTTGGTGCAAACTTGGATGCTTTTGTTTTAAATCAGTTTGTGATGGGCTTGCCACATTTCATCTTCGAACGACTGTGTGAAGAGGACGAAAGTCTAACGGTGCAAGTGGCGTTGAAAAAAGCGATGATCATGGAGACGAAAAGCATAGCAAAAGAGGCAGAGAGGGAGCAAAGTTCTGTGAACTTGGTGCAAAAGCAAAGACTCTCCAACAAGTATAACGGCAGTGGCGGTGGTGGCAGAGGTTATGGCAGCAGCGGTAACAGAGGCAGTAACAGCAACAGAGGCAGTGGTAACAGCAGTAACAGAGGCAATGGTTATAACAACAACAGAGGCAATGGCTATGAAAATAACAGAAGCGGCGGTCGCGATAACAGAATGGAAGTTGAAAAAAAGGCAGCTTGTTCTCATTGCGGTTGGCGCAACCACAGCTCTCAAGCTTGTAAATACAAGGAGAGCAAATGTCATTC TGTGGCTGAGCGCAAATCTAGTGATGTGTATTCTCTTCAGGTTGTAATTGATGGAGTTGAGCTTAATGCTGTGTGTGATACGGGTGCTCCGTGTACGTTGATGCCTGCTTGTTTTTATAAGGAGAACAACATTAAGAAAACACTTCGCCCATGCAATATACCATATGTAGACTACAATGGTGACAAGTTGAAGCTGGTAGGCGAATACGATGCGTCGGTGACTTTTCAAGGTAAAAgtaaatcagttgttgttgttgttgtaaattcaTCAAATCCACCCCTGCTTGGTCGTTCGTTTTTACGATCGTTTAATTTTGAGCTGTTGCAAGTTAACAATATTGGTTCAATGGATTCTAATGCAACGATTattgaacaaattaaaaatgaattttctgagGTTTTTCAAGACAAGTTGGGAGAATACaatgtgagcaaaatttctttaaaaattgctGAGGATGCAGCTCCTGTTTTTTGTAAACCAAGACCTTTACCATTGGCATGGAAAGGCAAGATAGAGAAGAAGTTAAGAGACTTAATAAGTTCTGGTGTTTTGGAGCCGGTTGATAATTCCGATTGGGGAACTCCTTTAGTTCCAATTTTAAAGCCAAACGGCGATTTGAGGATATGCGGTGACTACAAGGTcacattaaacaaatttttattggattttaaaTATCCCTTACCCAGAATCGATGAGATTTTCGCATCGTTGGAGGGTGGTGAAGTTTTCACGAAGCTTGATTTATCCAATGCTTACAATCAGCTTGTTTTGGATGAAGAGTCTCAATTTTTATGCGCATGGAGTACGCATATTGGTACTTTGAAGGTGAAGAGACTACCATTTGGTGTCAAAACGGCTGCggccatttttcaaaaaacaatggAAAATCTTTTAAGAGATATTCCCTATGTTGTTGTTTACCAGGATGACATAACCATCACTGGCAAAAATATGCAAGAGCATATCAGGACTTTGAAGCGTGTACTTCAAAAACTACAGTCTTCAGGATTGAAGCTCAATTTAAACAAATCAGCATTTTTTCAATCTGAAATTTCCTATTTGGGATTTAACATCGACAAACATGGATTAAGAAAGAACAATGACCGGATTTCATCAATAATCTCGTGTCCTATTCCAAAGAATATTTCTGAATTACGAGCTTTTGTGGGCATGGCAAATTATTATTCGAAATTTATTaatgattttgcaaaaatcatGTCTCCACTATATAATTTATTAAGCAAAGATGTAGCCTTCGATTGGTCAGACAAATGTCATAAGTCGTTTGAGGATATAAAGAAGTCTGTTACTTCAGACCAAATCTTGGTTCATTTTAATCCTGACTTGCCAATCATATTAACTACTGATGCTTCAAATAATGCGGTAGCTGGAATTTTATCACACAGGTTCTCTGAAACAACAAAACCGATAGCATTTGTATCCCGAGCTTTGACGAAAAGCGAGAAGAATTACAGCACTCTTGAGAAAGAAGCCCTAGCCATTGTGTTTAGTGTTACTAAACTAAGGCAATATTTGCTtggaaacaaattaattttaagaACGGATCATCGCCcattattggccatttttggtagCGACAAGGGTTTGCCTGTCATGGCTTCAGCAAGAATGCAACGATGGGCATTAATTCTTTCTGGATTTAATTATACCATAGAATATGTGAAAGGAATTAAGAATGAAGCAGATAGCATTTCAAGGATGCCTCAAAAAGAATTTCAATCTGATAATGTTGAAAATTCTtacataaattttattgaagccAATGAAGCAGGTTTTAAAATCGATTTTAAAGATATTTCTCGTGAAACGAGACGAGACCCGATTTTGTCAAGAGTTGTGGACTGTATCTCCAACGGCACACTCAATAATATTGCTGGTGCCAATTTCACACCATTTCGGGAAAAGTATACCCAACTAACCGTTGAATATGGTTGTATTTTATGGGGTTATCGAACAATAATACCtgataaattaaaagaaaaagttcTAAATGAACTTCATCGTTCTCATTTGGGGATTGTCAAAACCAAAGCCCTTGCAAGGTCATACATATGGTGGCCAGGCCTTGACAAAGACATTGAGAACTTAATTAAGAACTGTCTACCGTGCCAAAAACTACAATCCAGTCCTGAGAAAAGCAGTTTAATACCATGGGTGCCAAATGATTCGGTATGGAGCCGAATACATATTGATTTTGCTGGTCCGAtaagaaatttttactttttaatcgTCATCGattcattttcaaaatttgttgaagTTTTCAAGACTAAAGATATGACGACAGCATTCACCGTCTCAAGGTTAAGAGAACTGTTTTCACGTTATGGTATTGTCGACACACTTGTAAGTGACAATGGCACACAATTCACTTCACATgattttgaaacttttttgtCCTTGAATGGAATTAAACACATCTTAACTGCACCTGGACATCCATCAACTAATGGCCAAGCTGAGAACTTCGTTAAAACGTTTAAAAAATCCATATATGCTAACTTGGAGCAAAATAAAGATGccaatttagaccaaattttataccgatttttaatggactatCGCAACATGACCCATTGTAGCACTGGTGAATGTCCAGCAAAGATTTTCTTTGGCAGAAAACTAAAAACCCGGTTTAGTCTTTTAAAACCACCAACGACTACGGAAAAGATAATAAATGCACAAGAAAACAACGTTCGAAACCACAAAGGTAATCGAAATATTCAATTTACAGAAGGTCAGAAGGTAATGGTACGTGATTACCGTAATCCTAACAAATCCAGTTGGGCACAAGCAAAGATAAAACAACAACTTGGACCTCAATCGTATTCGTGCATTTTATCACACAACAACTATATCATTAAACGCCATCTAGATCAGATAAGAggtcaacaacaaaaacaacaacaaatcgtcGATTTGCAAGCACCTACAACAAATACCTTGTCTTCAGATGGTCCACAGCAGATGCAAACGACTGAAGATATTTCACACACTAGAAGAGAACTCAGACCACGAGAGGGAGGAAGAGTAGTAAGAAAACCGGATTCAGGTACAAACAGCAATTTAGATACCAATTGA